From Parambassis ranga chromosome 9, fParRan2.1, whole genome shotgun sequence, the proteins below share one genomic window:
- the srp19 gene encoding signal recognition particle 19 kDa protein: protein MAHLTENPADKERFICLYPVYINSKKTLAEGRRIPVEKAVENPSCGEIRDVLTAAGMNVYMENKMHPREWNRDVQFRGRVRVQMKQTDGSLCQEKFSSRKDVMVYVAEMIPKLKTRTQKSGGGDSSSQQGEGGKKNKKKKK from the exons ATGGCTCATCTGACTGAAAACCCCGCTGACAAAGAGAG gttcaTCTGTCTCTATCCGGTCTACATCAACAGTAAGAAGACGCTGGCTGAGGGACGCAGGATCCCCGTGGAGAAG GCGGTGGAGAATCCATCATGCGGCGAGATCAGAGACGTCCTGACAGCAGCTGGGATGAACGTCTACATGGAG aaCAAAATGCACCCCAGGGAGTGGAACAGGGACGTCCAGTTCAGAGGCCGGGTCAGAGTTCAGATGAAGCAGACTGACGGCAGCCTCTGTCAGGAGAAGTTCTCCTCAC GTAAAGACGTGATGGTTTACGTGGCCGAGATGATCCCCAAACTAAAGACTCGCACTCAGAAGAGCGGCGGCGGCGACAGCAGCTCTcagcagggagagggagggaagaagaacaagaagaagaagaaatga